The following proteins are co-located in the Macadamia integrifolia cultivar HAES 741 chromosome 3, SCU_Mint_v3, whole genome shotgun sequence genome:
- the LOC122074661 gene encoding uncharacterized protein At5g65660-like → MENQEWRPEESDASRPSIGFPLGTALLLIVIFCLSGFFSCCYQWDKLRSLRRRSEETEPDLDSTPQSPSKSKHIHMDSKQNKSESLPVVMPGDRIPKFIAMPCPCEPPRAEETVLVVHMLRPPPPPPRPRPPLPIPYYI, encoded by the exons ATGGAGAATCAAGAATGGAGGCCCGAAGAATCAGATGCATCTAGGCCATCCATAGGTTTCCCTCTGGGTACAGCGCTTCTGTTGATTGTCATATTCTGCCTGAGTGGTTTCTTCTCCTGCTGTTACCAGTGGGATAAGCTTCGCTCTCTCCGTCGTCGATCGGAAGAAACCGAACCCGACTTGGATTCAACCCCTCAATCCCCCTCCAAATCTAAACACATCCACATG GATTCGAAGCAGAACAAGAGTGAGAGCTTGCCAGTAGTAATGCCCGGTGATCGGATTCCAAAGTTCATAGCAATGCCGTGTCCATGTGAACCGCCGCGAGCGGAGGAGACTGTCTTAGTGGTGCATATGCTtcgaccaccaccaccaccacctcgaCCTCGTCCTCCTCTACCAATACCTTATTATATTTGA
- the LOC122074100 gene encoding auxin-responsive protein IAA9-like isoform X1 — MSPPLLGVVEGQGNVSLVASPASADSSCQNNSELKERNYMGLSDCSSVDSSALSSLSEEKNSSLNLKATELRLGLPGSQSPQRDSELSLLSPGKLDEKPLFPLLPSKDGTQSSLQKGAVLGNKRGFSAAMDGFSEMKSAAFTEGNWMFPATGSDSQTAQSAPQGKFSVNSGVNVMLAPRPSLNSGVKSVSVKEHSGAQTGVLKEATTPVKVLQERPHAANDNSHNPSGAAKNNSSAPAAKAQVVGWPPIRSFRKNTLATTSKNNDEVDGKPGPGALFVKVSLDGAPYLRKVDVRMYSAYQELSSALEKMFTCFTIGQCGSHGDPGREMLSESKLRDLLHGSEYVLTYEDKDGDWMLVGDVPWEMFIDSCKRLRIMKSSDAIGLAPRAMEKCRNRN, encoded by the exons ATGTCTCCGCCTTTGCTTGGCGTCGTGGAAGGGCAGGGGAATGTCTCTCTGGTAGCCTCACCGGCCTCTGCAGATAGTAGCTGCCAGAATAACTCTGAATTAAAAGAGCGTAACTACATGGGATTATCTGATTGTTCTTCAGTAGACAGCTCTGCACTCTCAAGTTtgtctgaagaaaaaaatagcaGCCTGAATCTGAAAGCAACAGAGCTGAGGCTTGGGCTTCCTGGATCCCAATCTCCCCAGAGGGATTCAGAGCTGTCCTTGCTGAGCCCCGGAAAACTAGATGAGAAACCTTTGTTTCCTTTACTTCCTTCAAAGGATGGTACTCAGTCTTCATTGCAGAAGGGTGCTGTTTTAGGAAACAAGAGAGGGTTCTCGGCTGCCATGGATGGTTTCTCTGAAATGAAAAGTGCTGCGTTTACTGAAGGAAATTGGATGTTTCCTGCTACTGGCTCTGACTCACAAACTGCTCAATCGGCACCTCAAGGGAAATTTTCTGTCAACTCGGGAGTTAATGTTATGCTAGCTCCTAGGCCTTCCCTGAACTCAGGGGTGAAATCTGTTTCTGTGAAGGAGCATTCTGGAGCTCAGACAGGCGTGTTGAAAGAAGCTACTACGCCAGTTAAGGTATTACAAGAGAGGCCTCATGCTGCCAATGATAACAGCCATAATCCTAGTGGTGCTGCTAAGAACAATAGCAGTGCACCTGCTGCCAA GGCACAAGTTGTGGGTTGGCCACCAATTAGATCATTTAGAAAGAACACTCTGGCGACCACTTCCAAAAACAATGATGAAGTCGATGGTAAACCAGGCCCAGGTGCTCTTTTCGTCAAGGTCAGCTTGGACGGTGCTCCTTATTTGAGGAAGGTAGACGTCAGAATGTACTCTGCATATCAGGAGCTCTCTTCTGCACTGGAGAAGATGTTCACCTGTTTTACCATAG GCCAGTGTGGATCGCATGGAGATCCAGGGAGGGAGATGCTGAGTGAGAGTAAGCTGAGGGACCTACTACATGGGTCAGAATATGTTCTTACCTATGAGGACAAGGATGGTGACTGGATGCTTGTGGGAGATGTCCCGTGGGA GATGTTTATTGATTCATGCAAAAGGTTGAGGATCATGAAGAGCTCTGATGCAATTGGCTTAG CTCCAAGGGCAATGGAGAAATGCCGGAACAGAAACTAG
- the LOC122074100 gene encoding auxin-responsive protein IAA9-like isoform X2: MSPPLLGVVEGQGNVSLVASPASADSSCQNNSELKERNYMGLSDCSSVDSSALSSLSEEKNSSLNLKATELRLGLPGSQSPQRDSELSLLSPGKLDEKPLFPLLPSKDGTQSSLQKGAVLGNKRGFSAAMDGFSEMKSAAFTEGNWMFPATGSDSQTAQSAPQGKFSVNSGVNVMLAPRPSLNSGVKSVSVKEHSGAQTGVLKEATTPVKVLQERPHAANDNSHNPSGAAKNNSSAPAAKAQVVGWPPIRSFRKNTLATTSKNNDEVDGKPGPGALFVKVSLDGAPYLRKVDVRMYSAYQELSSALEKMFTCFTIGQCGSHGDPGREMLSESKLRDLLHGSEYVLTYEDKDGDWMLVGDVPWE; this comes from the exons ATGTCTCCGCCTTTGCTTGGCGTCGTGGAAGGGCAGGGGAATGTCTCTCTGGTAGCCTCACCGGCCTCTGCAGATAGTAGCTGCCAGAATAACTCTGAATTAAAAGAGCGTAACTACATGGGATTATCTGATTGTTCTTCAGTAGACAGCTCTGCACTCTCAAGTTtgtctgaagaaaaaaatagcaGCCTGAATCTGAAAGCAACAGAGCTGAGGCTTGGGCTTCCTGGATCCCAATCTCCCCAGAGGGATTCAGAGCTGTCCTTGCTGAGCCCCGGAAAACTAGATGAGAAACCTTTGTTTCCTTTACTTCCTTCAAAGGATGGTACTCAGTCTTCATTGCAGAAGGGTGCTGTTTTAGGAAACAAGAGAGGGTTCTCGGCTGCCATGGATGGTTTCTCTGAAATGAAAAGTGCTGCGTTTACTGAAGGAAATTGGATGTTTCCTGCTACTGGCTCTGACTCACAAACTGCTCAATCGGCACCTCAAGGGAAATTTTCTGTCAACTCGGGAGTTAATGTTATGCTAGCTCCTAGGCCTTCCCTGAACTCAGGGGTGAAATCTGTTTCTGTGAAGGAGCATTCTGGAGCTCAGACAGGCGTGTTGAAAGAAGCTACTACGCCAGTTAAGGTATTACAAGAGAGGCCTCATGCTGCCAATGATAACAGCCATAATCCTAGTGGTGCTGCTAAGAACAATAGCAGTGCACCTGCTGCCAA GGCACAAGTTGTGGGTTGGCCACCAATTAGATCATTTAGAAAGAACACTCTGGCGACCACTTCCAAAAACAATGATGAAGTCGATGGTAAACCAGGCCCAGGTGCTCTTTTCGTCAAGGTCAGCTTGGACGGTGCTCCTTATTTGAGGAAGGTAGACGTCAGAATGTACTCTGCATATCAGGAGCTCTCTTCTGCACTGGAGAAGATGTTCACCTGTTTTACCATAG GCCAGTGTGGATCGCATGGAGATCCAGGGAGGGAGATGCTGAGTGAGAGTAAGCTGAGGGACCTACTACATGGGTCAGAATATGTTCTTACCTATGAGGACAAGGATGGTGACTGGATGCTTGTGGGAGATGTCCCGTGGGAGTAA